One region of Primulina tabacum isolate GXHZ01 chromosome 17, ASM2559414v2, whole genome shotgun sequence genomic DNA includes:
- the LOC142531550 gene encoding proteasome subunit alpha type-7 isoform X1, which produces MARYDRAITVFSPDGHLFQVEYALEAVRKGNAVVGVRGADTIVLAVEKKSTPKLQDSRSVRKIVNLDDHIALACAGLKADARVLINRARIECQSHKLTIEDPVTVEYITRYIAALQQKYTQSGGVRPFGLSTLIIGFDPHTGTPSLYQTDPSGTFSAWKANATGRNSNSIREFLEKNYKETSGQETVKLAIRALLEVVEGGGKNIEVVVMTKEHGLRQLEEAEIDAIVADIEAEKVAAEAAKKTPSTK; this is translated from the exons ATGGCGCGATATGACAGAGCTATAACTGTGTTCTCGCCGGATGGTCACCTTTTCCAGGTGGAGTACGCCCTCGAGGCCGTTCGGAAAGGAAACGCGGTCGTCGGTGTTCGTGGTGCCGACACCATTGTGTTGGCCGTCGAAAAGAAGTCCACACCCAAGCTTCAGGATTCCAG ATCAGTGAGAAAGATTGTCAATTTGGACGATCACATTGCCTTGGCCTGTGCAGGGCTAAAAGCAGATGCGCGTGTGCTTATAAATCGGGCACGTATTGAGTGCCAGAGTCATAAGCTTACAATTGAGGACCCTGTTACAGTTGAATACATAACTCGGTACATTGCTGCTCTTCAGCAGAAGTACACACAAAGTGGTGGTGTCAGACCTTTTGGACTTTCGACTCTAATCATTGGTTTTGACCCACACACCGGTACTCCATCGCTCTATCAAACCGATCCATCTGGGACTTTTTCAGCTTGGAAAGCAAATGCAACTGGTAGAAACTCAAACTCTATCCGAGAGTTTTTGGAGAAGAATTACAAGGAAACTTCTGGCCAAGAAACTGTGAAGTTAGCCATTCGTGCATTGCTTGAG GTTGTCGAGGGTGGTGGAAAAAACATTGAAGTGGTGGTGATGACTAAAGAACATGGACTGAGGCAGCTTGAAGAGGCTGAAATAGATGCCATTGTTGCTGATATAGAAGCAGAGAAAGTAGCTGCTGAGGCTGCCAAGAAAACCCCTTCAACGAAATAA
- the LOC142531854 gene encoding protein EARLY-RESPONSIVE TO DEHYDRATION 7, chloroplastic-like: protein MSSKSDQKKPSSSLYPEVIQSNPDSTPFASDTWSRNGSSSLYPSVQKEGLARNIFIEEEGEEARYEEVKKASSESSEEVLIRIPGAIVHLIDKERSVELASGEFSIIQLRQGDNYVAALARMGEEIQWPLAKDEAAVKLDESHYFFTLRIPNEDYETGGDNILNYGLTIAAKGQEPLLRQLDSVLEKFSAFKVEKAPEAVEKGWLASAKDVSPAEMEGKKEEMERSASAYWTTLAPNVEDYGGSVARMIAAGSGQVVRGILWCSDVTADRLKWGNEFLKKRMTKGSSSEVSPQALRRMKRVKQMTKMSENVALGILSGVVKVSGFFISPVANSKVGQKFFSILPGEIILASLDGFNKVCDAVEVAGKNVMSTTSLVTTSLVSHKYGEKAAEVTSNGLGAAGHIFGVTWAVFKIRKALNPKSVMNPSKMIMKATAQANSAKLKAKPNNPSISNS, encoded by the exons ATGTCTTCGAAAAGTGATCAGAAGAAGCCTAGTTCTTCTCTGTACCCTGAAGTGATCCAAAGCAATCCAGATTCAACTCCATTCGCTTCAGACACCTGGAGCAGAAACGGTTCTTCATCGTTATACCCTTCTGTTCAGAAGGAGGGTTTGgcaagaaatatttttatagaaGAGGAAGGAGAAGAAGCCAGGTACGAGGAGGTGAAAAAAGCTTCGTCCGAGTCTTCTGAGGAAGTACTCATCAGAATCCCAGGTGCTATTGTTCATTTAATCGACAAAGAAAGGAGTGTTGAGCTTGCCAGTGGAGAATTCTCTATAATTCAGCTGAGACAGGGTGATAACTATGTGGCCGCTTTAGCTCGCATGGGGGAGGAAATACAGTGGCCGCTGGCGAAAGACGAGGCGGCGGTGAAGTTGGATGAATCCCACTACTTTTTCACTCTCAGGATCCCGAATGAAGATTACGAAACTGGTGGTGacaatattttgaattatgggtTGACGATAGCTGCAAAAGGGCAAGAGCCTTTGTTGAGGCAATTGGATTCGGTGCTTGAGAAATTCAGCGCGTTTAAGGTGGAGAAGGCACCGGAAGCGGTGGAGAAAGGGTGGTTGGCGTCGGCGAAAGACGTGTCCCCAGCCGAGATGGAGGGGAAAAAGGAGGAAATGGAGAGAAGCGCCTCCGCGTACTGGACAACTTTGGCTCCGAACGTGGAGGACTACGGCGGGAGTGTCGCGAGGATGATTGCTGCGGGTTCTGGGCAGGTGGTGCGAGGGATATTGTGGTGTAGTGATGTGACTGCGGATAGGCTCAAGTGGGGGAATGAGTTCTTGAAGAAAAGGATGACAAAAGGATCGAGTTCAGAAGTTAGTCCTCAGGCATTGAGAAGGATGAAAag GGTTAAGCAGATGACAAAAATGTCTGAGAATGTTGCTCTCGGAATACTCTCTGGGGTTGTGAAGGTGTCTGGATTCTTCATAAGTCCAGTGGCGAACTCGAAAGTGGGGCAGAAATTCTTCAGCATTCTTCCCGGTGAAATCATTCTTGCTTCCCTGGATGGGTTCA ACAAGGTTTGTGATGCTGTCGAAGTCGCTGGAAAAAATGTCATGTCGACTACTTCACTCGTGACCACGAGCCTCGTCTCTCACAA GTACGGAGAAAAAGCAGCAGAAGTGACTAGTAACGGGTTGGGCGCCGCTGGGCATATTTTCGGGGTTACTTGGGCTGTGTTCAAGATAAGGAAGGCTTTAAATCCCAAAAGTGTGATGAATCCCTCGAAGATGATCATGAAGGCTACGGCTCAAGCTAATTCTGCTAAGTTGAAGGCTAAACCGAATAATCCATCCATTTCCAATTCGTGA
- the LOC142531550 gene encoding proteasome subunit alpha type-7 isoform X2, whose protein sequence is MVTFSRWSTPSRPFGKETRSSVFVVPTPLCWPSKRSPHPSFRIPGLKADARVLINRARIECQSHKLTIEDPVTVEYITRYIAALQQKYTQSGGVRPFGLSTLIIGFDPHTGTPSLYQTDPSGTFSAWKANATGRNSNSIREFLEKNYKETSGQETVKLAIRALLEVVEGGGKNIEVVVMTKEHGLRQLEEAEIDAIVADIEAEKVAAEAAKKTPSTK, encoded by the exons ATGGTCACCTTTTCCAGGTGGAGTACGCCCTCGAGGCCGTTCGGAAAGGAAACGCGGTCGTCGGTGTTCGTGGTGCCGACACCATTGTGTTGGCCGTCGAAAAGAAGTCCACACCCAAGCTTCAGGATTCCAG GGCTAAAAGCAGATGCGCGTGTGCTTATAAATCGGGCACGTATTGAGTGCCAGAGTCATAAGCTTACAATTGAGGACCCTGTTACAGTTGAATACATAACTCGGTACATTGCTGCTCTTCAGCAGAAGTACACACAAAGTGGTGGTGTCAGACCTTTTGGACTTTCGACTCTAATCATTGGTTTTGACCCACACACCGGTACTCCATCGCTCTATCAAACCGATCCATCTGGGACTTTTTCAGCTTGGAAAGCAAATGCAACTGGTAGAAACTCAAACTCTATCCGAGAGTTTTTGGAGAAGAATTACAAGGAAACTTCTGGCCAAGAAACTGTGAAGTTAGCCATTCGTGCATTGCTTGAG GTTGTCGAGGGTGGTGGAAAAAACATTGAAGTGGTGGTGATGACTAAAGAACATGGACTGAGGCAGCTTGAAGAGGCTGAAATAGATGCCATTGTTGCTGATATAGAAGCAGAGAAAGTAGCTGCTGAGGCTGCCAAGAAAACCCCTTCAACGAAATAA